One Oryza sativa Japonica Group chromosome 8, ASM3414082v1 DNA window includes the following coding sequences:
- the LOC9269930 gene encoding monocopper oxidase-like protein SKU5 has protein sequence MAAAAAVAAVVVAAVVAAAASAAAPASAGEPTRDVRWEVGYMTVAPLGVSQKVIAINNQFPGPLLNVTTNWNVRVNVQNNLDEPLLLTWDGIQMRMNSWQDGVAGTNCPIPPGWNWTYQFQLKDQIGSFFYFPSLGLQRAAGGFGPVTVNNRAVVPVPFAQPDGDITLFIGDWYTKSHVELRKMLDDGKDLGIPDGILINGKGPYSYDNTLIPEGLQHETVGVEPGKTYRFRVHNVGTSTSLNFRIQNHNMRLVEAEGTYTYQQNYTNLDIHVGQSYSFLVTMDQNASTDYYIVASPRFVTNESRWHDVNGVAVLQYSNSKGRASGPLPDGPNDFYYKSYSMDQARSIKMNTTAGAARPNPQGSFRYDSINITQTFVLKNELPLLINGKRRRTINGVSYSPPETPLRLADLHNLTGVYKTDFPTMPGNAPPKMASSTLNASYKGFLEIVFQNNDTGVQTYHLDGYSFFVVGMDNGDWTPDCRSRYNKWDAISRSTTQVFPGGWTAVLVSLDNVGIWNLRSEKLDNWYNGQEVYVKVADPLGYNITEMIMPDNALYCGLLKDLQKPQIHQVNSKSSAQAADRWGARVLAMVLLIIAAVVSI, from the exons atggcggcggcggcggcggttgcggcggtggtggtcgcggccgtggtggcggcggcggcgtccgcggcggcccccgcgtcggccggcgagcccacgcgcgacgtgcggtgggAGGTCGGCTACATGACGGTGGCGCCGCTCGGCGTCTCGCAGAAG gtgaTCGCGATAAACAACCAGTTCCCGGGCCCACTCCTGAACGTGACAACCAACTGGAACGTGAGGGTGAACGTCCAAAACAACCTGGATGAGCCCCTCCTCCTCACCTG GGATGGCATCCAGATGAGGATGAACTCATGGCAGGACGGCGTCGCCGGCACCAACTGCCCGATCCCTCCCGGGTGGAACTGGACCTACCAGTTCCAGCTCAAGGACCAGATCGGCAGCTTCTTCTACTTCCCTTCGCTTGGTCTCCAGCGAGCCGCCGGCGGGTTCGGCCCGGTCACCGTCAACAACCGCGCCGTCGTGCCGGTCCCCTTCGCCCAGCCCGACGGCGACATCACCTTGTTCATCGGTGATTGGTACACCAAGAGCCACGTC GAATTGAGGAAAATGCTAGATGATGGTAAGGATCTCGGGATACCGGATGGAATTCTGATCAATGGGAAAGGCCCTTACAGCTATGACAACACATTGATTCCAGAAGGCCTTCAACATGAAACTGTTGGAGTTGAGCCAG GCAAAACTTATCGCTTCCGTGTTCACAATGTCGGCACCTCAACTAGCCTCAACTTCAGAATCCAGAATCACAATATGCGCCTAGTAGAGGCCGAAGGAACCTACACTTATCAGCAGAATTACACCAATCTTGACATCCATGTTGGACAGTCATACTCTTTCTTGGTGACCATGGACCAAAATGCAAGCACTGACTACTACATTGTGGCGAGCCCAAGGTTCGTCACGAACGAGTCTCGCTGGCACGATGTCAACGGTGTGGCTGTCCTGCAGTACTCAAACTCCAAAGGAAGAGCTTCTGGTCCCCTTCCTGATGGTCCAAATGATTTCTATTACAAGTCCTATTCCATGGACCAAGCCAGGTCTATCAA AATGAATACAACTGCTGGTGCTGCACGTCCAAATCCACAGGGATCATTCCGCTACGACTCTATCAACATCACTCAGACCTTCGTTCTCAAGAACGAGTTACCTTTGCTCATCAATGGAAAGCGTCGAAGGACGATAAACGGGGTCTCATACTCTCCACCAGAGACTCCACTGAGGCTTGCTGATCTCCACAACTTGACTGGAGTGTACAAGACTGACTTCCCCACAATGCCAGGCAATGCTCCACCAAAAATGGCTTCATCCACGCTGAACGCATCGTACAAGGGCTTCCTCGAGATCGTCTTTCAGAACAATGACACTGGTGTTCAGACCTACCATCTGGATGGTTACTCATTCTTTGTTGTTGG GATGGATAATGGTGATTGGACTCCAGATTGCAGGAGTAGGTACAACAAATGGGATGCCATCTCTCGCAGCACTACTCAG GTTTTCCCTGGAGGGTGGACTGCGGTTCTAGTCTCGCTCGACAATGTTGGCATCTGGAATCTCCGGTCTGAGAAGCTGGATAACTGGTACAATGGGCAGGAGGTCTATGTGAAAGTGGCTGATCCACTGGGATACAACATCACTGAAATGATCATGCCAGATAATGCATTGTACTGTGGTCTACTGAAAGACTTGCAAAA GCCACAGATTCACCAGGTAAACAGCAAGTCATCGGCTCAAGCTGCAGATCGATGGGGCGCGCGAGTTCTTGCAATGGTGTTGCTGATCATTGCAGCTGTGGTTTCCATTTAA
- the LOC4344683 gene encoding uncharacterized protein, with translation MALSISTPPTSSSLLPASLQVGRWSSSAAMSARPVAFSLRRPVLAARVAAGGNAPSSSVDEVVTELDAVASFSEIVPDTVVFDDFEKFAPTAATVSSSLLLGIAGLPDTKFKSAIDTALADGECNTMEKPEDRMSCFLTKALANVGAEMAHLVPGRVSTEIDARLAYDTQGIIQRVHELLKLYSDHDVLSERLLFKIPATWQGIEASRLLESEGIQTHLTFVYSFAQAAAAAQAGASVVQIFVGRVRDWARTHSGDPEIDEALKKGEDAGLALAKKVYAYIHKNGYKTKLMAAAIRNKQDVFSLLGIDYIIAPLKILQSLEESVTDTDVKYGYVPRLTPALGKTYNFTEEELVKWDQLSLAAAMGPAAEELLASGLEGYVNQARRVEELFGKIWPPPNV, from the exons ATGGCGCTCTCCATCTCcacgccgccgacctcctcctccctcctgccGGCCTCCCTCCAG GTCGGCAggtggagctcgtcggcggcgatgtcGGCCAGGCCTGTGGCCTTTAGCCTCCGGAGGCCGGTTCTTGCGGCCCGTGTAGCCGCCGGCGGCAACGCACCGTCTTCCTCCGTGGACG AGGTGGTCACTGAGCTCGATGCCGTGGCCAGCTTCAGCGAGATCGTGCCGGATACCGTCGTGTTCGATGACTTCGAGAA GTttgcgccgaccgccgccacggTGAGCTCGTCGCTGCTGCTCGGTATCGCTGGCCTCCCGGATACAAAGTTCAAG AGTGCTATAGATACAGCGTTGGCAGACGGTGAATGTAACACAATGGAGAAGCCCGAGGACCGGATGTCCTGTTTCCTAACCAAG GCCCTGGCAAATGTTGGAGCTGAAATGGCTCATCTAGTCCCTGGTCGGGTGTCGACTGAAATAGATGCTCGGTTGGCTTATGATACCCAAGGAATTATCCAGAGG GTGCATGAGCTTTTGAAGCTATACAGTGATCATGATGTCTTATCTGAACGCCTGCTGTTCAAAATTCCGGCTACATGGCAA GGTATAGAGGCCTCGAGGTTGCTTGAATCTGAAGGGATTCAAACACATTTAACATTTGTGTACAG TTTTGCccaagcagcagctgcagcacaAGCCGGTGCATCTGTTGTACAGATCTTTGTGGGACGTGTTCGG GATTGGGCAAGGACTCACTCTGGCGACCCAGAGATTGATGAAGCTTTGAAGAAAGGAGAAGATGCTGGGCTTGCTTTG GCGAAGAAAGTGTATGCCTACATTCACAAAAATGGGTATAAAACAAAGTTGATGGCTGCTGCCATACGCAACAAGCAAGATGTGTTTAGCCTCCTGGG GATTGACTACATCATTGCACCTCTGAAGATATTGCAGTCTTTGGAAGAATCTGTCACTGATACTGACGTGAAGTATGGTTATGTCCCAAGGCTGACTCCTGCTCTTGGCAAAACGTACAACTTCACTGAAGAGGAG CTTGTGAAGTGGGACCAATTGAGTCTAGCAGCTGCAATGGGGCCAGCTGCGGAAGAACTACTTGCTTCTGGGTTGGAAGGATATGTGAACCAAGCACGCCGAGTGGAGGAACTCTTCGGGAAGATCTGGCCTCCTccgaatgtttga